The DNA window TCGGGGGTTCGCTGCGCGGCCTCGACGGCGTCGTTTCCGTCGTGGAACAGCTTGCGGGCGTGCCGGTTCCGGCGTCGGCGCTGGAATCGTTGGTGCTCGGTTCCCGGGTGCGCGACTACTCCCCCGCGATGCTCGACGAACTCACCTCCACCGGGGAGGTGCTGTGGTCGGGCGGCGGCCAGATCTCCGGCAAGGACGGTTGGGTGCGCCTGCACCTGGCCGAGTCGGCGCCGCTCACGCTCACTCCGCCCGCCGACATCGAGCTCACCGACGTCCACCGCGGGATCCTCGACACCCTCGCCGGTGGCGGCGCGTACTTCTTCCGGCAGCTGTCCGACGCGGTCGGCGCCGGCGGACTGGCCCCCTCCGGCGGCATGGACGACAAGGCGCTCATGTCGGCGTTGTGGGATCTGGTGTGGGCCGGGTACGTCGCGGGCGACACCCTGGCCCCGCTGCGGGCGCTGCTGTCGGACACCTCCCGCACCACCACCAGCCACCGCACCCCGCGCCGCGCTCCCCGTGCCCACGCCTACCGGCGGCTCTCGCGCCCCACGCTGCCCACCAGATCCGGTCCGCCCGCCGCCGGCGGGCGGTGGTCGCTGCTGCCCGAGCCCGAACCCGACCCCACACTGCGCGCGCACGCCACCGCCGATCTGCTGCTCGAACGGTACGGAGTCGTCACCCGCGGCTCGGTGGTCGGCGAGGACGTCCCCGGCGGTTTCGCCCTGATGTACAAGGTGCTCAGCGGTTTCGAGGACAGCGGACGCTGTCGCCGCGGCTACTTCGTCGACACCCTCGGCGGCGCGCAGTTCTCCACCCCCGACGTGGTCGACCGGCTGCGCACCTACGGCGAGTCCATCGAGGGGCGGCACGAGGCCGCGCCCGCGGTCACGCTCGCCGCGTCCGATCCCGCCAATCCGTACGGTGCGGCCCTGCCGTGGCCGGCGTCGATGGCCGCCGACGACGCCCCCAAGCACCGCCCGGGCCGCAAGGCCGGCGGGCTGGTCGTGCTCGTGGACGGCGAGCTGGTGCTGTTCGTCGAACGCGGTGGCCGCACCCTGCTCACCTTCACCGACGACATCGGGGCCCGGCGCACCGCGGCCGAGTCGCTCGCCGCCGCCGTCAAGCGGGGCGGCATCGACAAGGTCGTCGTCGAGAAGGTGGACGGATCGACCATCCACGGTCACGACTTCGGGCAGCTCCTCGCCGAGGTCGGGTTCTCGGCCACCCCGCGCGGCTACCGATTGCGGGCGTGACCCGTGCCCGAGGGAGACACCGTCTGGCAGGCGGCGCAGCGGCTCGACGCCGCGCTCACCGGCCACACACTGACCGAGTGCGACGTCCGGGTCCCGCGGTACGCCACCGTCGACCTCACGGGCCTGCGGGTGGACGAGACCGTGGCCAGGGGCAAGCATCTGCTCACCCGCGTCGGTGAGTTCACGATTCACACCCACCTGAAGATGGAGGGGGTGTGGCACGTGTATCCCCGCGGCGCGCGCTGGAAACGCCCCGCCCATCAGGCCCGGATCATCCTCGGGACCGACGACACGGTGGCCGTCGGGTTCGCGCTCGGGATCACCGAGGTGATCGAGCGTGCCCACGAGGGGGACGTCGTGGGATATCTCGGACCCGACCTCCTCGGCCCCGACTGGGATGCCGACGCCGCGACGGCCAACCTGGTGGCCGCGGGCGATCGCCCGATCGGCGAGGCCCTCCTGGACCAGCGGATCATGGCCGGGATCGGCAACGTGTACCGCAACGAGATCTGTTTCCTGCGCGGCGTCGACCCGCGTACCCCCACCGCGCGGGTCCCGGACCTGCCTCGCACGGTCGACCTCGCGTACCGGCTCCTGCAGGCCAACCGGGCCCGGGTCGCGCGGGTCACCACCGGCGATCGTCGGCCCGGCCGGCGCAGCTGGGTGTACGGGCGCGGGGGCAAGCCGTGCCTGCGATGCGGAACGACGATCGTGGCCGGCGAGCTCGGGGAGACGCCCGGGCGCGAACGGTCGATCTTCTACTGCCCCCGGTGTCAGCCGCCGCGCTGACCCGCCGCCGCGAGCAGCGTGACGCAGTGCGCGACGAAGCGGTCCCGGGGCGCGGTGATGGTGCCGTCGAGAAGTCCGATGAACAAGCTGGTCAACGCGCCCACCAGCCCGACGGCGGTCATCTGCCGCTCGTCCGGGTCCGTGATGTGTGACAGCTGCTCGTGCACCAACAGCACGAAGGCCGGCGCGAGTTCGAGGCCCTGCCCGCCGAGGGCCGGTTCCGTCAGCGGTGCCAACAGCAGAATTCGACCGCGGGCCGGGTGGTCCACCATCAGTTCCACGAACGCGGTCACGGCCGCCGCGGCCCGCTCCCCTGGTGACCGCGGCGAACCGAGCGCTCCGACGAGCGCCTCCTGCGCCTGCCGACCGACGTGGTCGTACACGGCTCGCACGAATTCGTCTCGGTCGGAGAAACTCTCGTAGAAATACCGTTCGGTGAGCGCGGCGGCGCGGCACACCGCACGCACGCCGACCGCGGCCCCGTCCCCGGCTCCGAGGAGGTCGACACCCGCGGCGAGCAGTGCGTCACGCCGCGCGGCACGACGCTCCTCGATGCCCCTGCCGGCCGACGTGCGCCGCTCGGTCGCCACTCGTCCTCCAGACCTCGATCCCGCTCCGGCGATCCTAGCGACGACCTGCGTCACTACGCGCCGCCCGCGGGTCGTCTGTGCGACGCTTTGTCGCATGGAATCGGATCTGCGTTCGTTGATGCACCGACCGCTGCTCAGCCGGTCGGTTCCGCTCGACAAGGACAATGCCGCGAGCCGGATCAGCGCCTACGTGTACG is part of the Rhodococcus sp. SGAir0479 genome and encodes:
- a CDS encoding DNA-formamidopyrimidine glycosylase family protein, with translation MPEGDTVWQAAQRLDAALTGHTLTECDVRVPRYATVDLTGLRVDETVARGKHLLTRVGEFTIHTHLKMEGVWHVYPRGARWKRPAHQARIILGTDDTVAVGFALGITEVIERAHEGDVVGYLGPDLLGPDWDADAATANLVAAGDRPIGEALLDQRIMAGIGNVYRNEICFLRGVDPRTPTARVPDLPRTVDLAYRLLQANRARVARVTTGDRRPGRRSWVYGRGGKPCLRCGTTIVAGELGETPGRERSIFYCPRCQPPR
- a CDS encoding TetR/AcrR family transcriptional regulator → MATERRTSAGRGIEERRAARRDALLAAGVDLLGAGDGAAVGVRAVCRAAALTERYFYESFSDRDEFVRAVYDHVGRQAQEALVGALGSPRSPGERAAAAVTAFVELMVDHPARGRILLLAPLTEPALGGQGLELAPAFVLLVHEQLSHITDPDERQMTAVGLVGALTSLFIGLLDGTITAPRDRFVAHCVTLLAAAGQRGG